The segment CGGAGCACAAGTTTCTCGTCGGCATCAGCCTGGACGGCCCGCCCCAGGTCCACAACGCGTACCGGCTGGACCGCGCCGGCCGGCCGACCTTTGACCGCGCCTGGGCCGGGCTGGAACTGTTGAGGAAGAACGGCGTCGAGTTCAACGTCCTCGTGACGATCAACCGCGCGAACGCACCCCACGCCGGAAACATCTACCGCTACTTCGTCAACCGCGGCATCCGGTACCTCCAGTTCATCCCCATCCTCGAGCGCCGCGCCGGCACGGACGAACCGACCGATTTCTCCGTCACGGGCGAGGCGTATGGCCGGCTCCTCCTGAATGTCTTCGAGCAGTGGTCCGCGCGCGACGTCGGCCGCGTCTCCGTCCGCTTCTTCGACAACGTTCTGCACACGATCGTCCTCAGCCGCGCGACCACGTGCGTCCAGAGCGAGCGGTGCGCGTCGGCCTACGTCCTCGAGTTCAACGGGGACCTGTACGCCTGCGACCACTTTGTGTACCCCGAGTGGCGGATCGGGAACCTCGCGGAAACGCCGCTCGCGGACCTCGTGCGCAGCCCGCGCGTCGAGGAGTTCGCGGCCCTGAAGACCGACCTTCCCGCCGAGTGCCGCGACTGCGAGTACCTGAAATACTGCTGGGGCGGATGCCCGAAGCATCACCGTCCGATGGGGACGAGCCCCGGCCGCCACAGCCATTTCTGCGAGGGCTACAAGATGTTCTACCGCCGGGCCCTCGGAGACATGGAGCGGATTGCCGAATACGTCCGCCGAGGCGAATTGCCGCCCACCGAGGCGGACGCGGGTCCGCCGGCGAAGATGGCGGGGAAAGTCGGCCGAAACGATCCGTGCCCGTGCGGTTCCGGCCGAAAGTACAAGAGTTGCTGCGGCCGCAAGTGACGCCCCGCGCAGCGGGTTCGCCGCGGGGCTTGCCCCTCGCTACAAACAGCCAGCGCCCCGCAAGCGGGGCGGCGAACCCACCGCGTAAAACTTATGTAACCGCGCTTAGTTCTGCGGCGCCGGGGGTGTCGCAGGGGCGTCGGCGGCCTCGCCTTTCGCCTCCGGCCGCAGGCGGATGTGCAGGTCCCTCAGTTGCTTCTCGTCCACCGTCCCCGGCGCG is part of the Planctomycetota bacterium genome and harbors:
- a CDS encoding anaerobic sulfatase maturase, which encodes MEKDVQPFHIMAKPVCGICNLDCRYCYYTMKPRELYPDTKTFLMGDDLLASYTRQYLEANPERCEFGWQGGEPTLAGKDFFRQAVAYQREFARPGQVVTNGLQTNGTLLDDEWCAFFAEHKFLVGISLDGPPQVHNAYRLDRAGRPTFDRAWAGLELLRKNGVEFNVLVTINRANAPHAGNIYRYFVNRGIRYLQFIPILERRAGTDEPTDFSVTGEAYGRLLLNVFEQWSARDVGRVSVRFFDNVLHTIVLSRATTCVQSERCASAYVLEFNGDLYACDHFVYPEWRIGNLAETPLADLVRSPRVEEFAALKTDLPAECRDCEYLKYCWGGCPKHHRPMGTSPGRHSHFCEGYKMFYRRALGDMERIAEYVRRGELPPTEADAGPPAKMAGKVGRNDPCPCGSGRKYKSCCGRK